CTGCAGGGCTGCCTGAAACTCGCGTGCCAGGGGATGCGAGGTCTTGAAGGGCGAGGGCACGACCTGGGTGACCACCACGCCCTCGGCCTCCTTGCCAAGGGCCTGTGCCAGTGCAGAAGTTCCCACGAACGACACGTTGTAGAACTGACCGCCATAGCCTGCCTGGCGTGCCGCTCGCACAAAGGCAGCGCTGGCCGCATAGGTGCCGACCTGCACGATGACATCGGCCCCCAGCGGCACCAGAGTCTTGACGGCCTTGGTCACATCCTGGGAGTTGCGCTCCACCGTGGCTGCACCCACGGGTTTGAGGCCATGGCCTTGCAGCGCCTGCATCACCCCCTCGAGACCTGACTGGCCATAGGCGTCGTTCTGATGAAACACCGCGATCTTCTTGAGGCCCAAAGAAACCAGTTGTCTGACCATGAGCGCGGTTTCATCGGCATAGGAAGCACGCAAATTGAAGACCGCCTGTGCCAGCTTGGGGTCGCGCAGGCCGGCGCCCCCCGTCAGTGGAGCAATCAGCGGCAGCCTGGCTTTCTGCAGCAAAGGCAGTGCGGCCATGCTGGTGGGCGTGCCCAGATAGCCAAACAGGGCCATCACATCATCGGCAATGAATTTCTGGGTATTGGCCACGCAGCGCTCTGGCTCATAGCCATCGTCCAGCGTGCGCAGCTCCACCTGGCGGCGGCCGATGCCGCCCTGGGCATTGAGCTGATCGAAATACAGCTTGGCGCCCTGCACAAACTGCATACCCAGCTGCGCCGAGGGACCGCTCAGCGCGCAGGACTGCCCAAGCACAATGGGCCCGCTCGAATCCTGGGAATGACTTGCGCCGATCCAGCTCCCGGCTGCCACAGCTGCGCCAGCAGTCATGAATTGACGACGGTTCCACTCCACTCGCTTGTACGGCATTGCTCTTGATCTCTCTCTAGGGGCTACTCATTGCTACGGGCTGGATCGGCCCGCTTCTGGGGTCTTGCATCTCAGGTTTTTTGGCACGGATGCGCGCCGCATAATAGGCCCACAAAACGGTCCTCAGCCGCAAACCGATCCAGATTTTCGAGCCCACGACATGCCTCATATCGTTCAAGTACGCGGTGCCTGCCCGCATGACTGCCCGGACACCTGCGCCCTGCTCACCACGGTGGTCGATGGCACGGCCACCAAGGTGCAAGGCAATGCAGAACACGCTCACACGGGCGGCGTGCTCTGCGCCAAGGTCAGCAAGTACACCGAACGCACCTACCACGCCGGGCGAGTGCTGCTGCCTCTCAAACGCAGCGGCCCCAAAGGCAGCGGCCATTTCTCCCCTGTGAGCTGGGACGAAGCGCTGAGCGATATTGCCCAGCGCCTGCACGGCATTGCCCGGCGCGCACCCGAAGCCATACTGCCCTACAGCTATGCCGGCACCATGGGACTGGTGCAGAGCGAGAGCATGGACCGACGTTTTTTTCACCAGTTGGGCTCCAGCCTGCTGGATCGCACCATCTGCGCCAGTGCCGGCAGCGAGGCGCTGACCGCTACCTATGGCGGCAAGCTGGGCATGCGTGTGGAGTTCTTTGCCGAAAGCAAGCTGATACTGATCTGGGGCAGCAACAGCATTGCCAGCAATCTGCATTTCTGGCGCTATGCGCAGGAAGCCAAGCGCCAGGGCGCCAAGCTCATCTGCATAGACCCGCGCAAGAGCGAGACCGCCGACAAATGCCAGGAACACCTGCAACTGCTGCCAGGCACCGATGCGGCACTGGCTCTGGCGCTGATGCACGAGCTGATCGTGCACGACTGGCTGGACCATGACTACATCGCCCAGCACACCCTGGGCTGGGACGCACTCAAGGCCAGAGCATTGCAATGGCCGCCCGAGCGCGCCGCCAGTGTCTGTGGCCTGAGCATGGAACAGATTCAGTCCCTGGCACGCGATTACGGCACGACCAGGCCTGCGGCCATCCGCCTCAATTACGGTATGCAGCGAGCGCGCGGCGGCGGCAATGCCGTGCGCGCCGTGGCCTGCCTGCCGGCTCTTGTCGGCGCCTGGCGCCACCGCGCTGGCGGGCTGCTGCTGTCCGCCTCGGGGGTCTCGCCTTTCAGGCGCGTAGATCTGCAAATGCCGCAGTTGCTGGGCGAGCGTCGCCCACGCACGCTGAACATGAGCCAGATTGGCGATGTGCTGCTGCATGAGGGCGATGCCGGCTTCGGCCCCAAGGTGGAAGCCGTCGTGGTCTATAACAGCAATCCCGTGGCGGTGGCGCCAGAGTCGGCCAAGGTGGCCGCAGGCTTTGCGCGCGAAGATCTGTTCACCGTGGTACTTGAGCATTTCCTCACTGACACCGCAGACCATGCCGACTATGTGCTGCCCGCCACCACGCAGCTGGAGCATTGGGACATCCACGGCAGCTACGGCCATACCGATGTGCTGCTGAATCGTCCCGCGATCGAGCCTCAAGGCCAGGCGCGCAGCAACGCGCAGATCTTTCGCGATCTGGCCAGGCATATGGCCAGGCTGGACCCCGCTTTTACCGCGGCCTGCTTCTCTGATTCCGACGAAGCGCTGTGCCGCGCAGCGGTAGCACAGACAGCCATTGATTTCGACGATCTTCTGCAACAGGGCTTTGCCCATATCCCGCTGCCCGATGCGCCGTTTGCCGAAGGTGGCTTTGCCACTCCTTCGGGCAAATGCGAATTCGACAACCCCGCCCTGGCGCGGCAGGGCATCAACACCCTGCCCGACTATCTGCCCAATTACGAGCCGCCCACGGCCGCCTACCCGCTGGCCATGATCTCGCCGCCCGCACGCAACTTCCTCAACAGCAGCTTTGCCAATGTGGCCAGTCTGGCCCGCATGGAAGAGCGCCCGCTGCTGGAGATGCACCCCGATGACGCAGCTGCGCGCGACATTGCCGACGGCGACCGGTTACGCGTCTTCAACCAGCGCGGCGAGCATGTCTGCCATGCCGCCGTCAACGGCCGCGCTCGCGCCGGCGTGGTGGTGGGCCTGGGCATCTGGTGGCGCAAGCAGGGAGCCAACGGCACAAATGTGAACGAGCTGACGCATCAGCAGCTCACCGATATTGGCCGAGCGCCCTGCTTCTACGACTGCGCGGTACAGGTGGAAAAGTTCAAGGAGTTGTCAGCCTGACGCGGCTGCATTGTGGTTGACCATGAGCAGGGCCACGGCGCGAGCAACCATAATGCAGACACTCAATGAATATGCGGCCGGGGTCTGAGCCTGTCAGAGCACACAGGTACAGCGCAGAGCCGCCCTGCTCTCGCGACATCATCTGTGAAGAAATCTCTCCCCTGGCAACGCCGCCTCGCACCGACCCGACTTGACCTGCGCCGCCTGATCCTGGTCCTGACCATCTGCAGCGCGCTGATCCCGTTTCTCAACACCTTCTATGCCGGCTATCTGGTGCAGCGCCAGCAACTGATAGACAACACGCTTGAAGGTCACCATGCCTATGCGACCAAGTTGGCGCAGAGCACGGATGATTTTCTGCAATCCGCCCTGCAGCAGCTGGAATACAGCGCCAACCTGATGGGCGCGCACATGGATGACGTGGACTATCTGGCCAAGGAGGCCACACGTCTGCGCCTGCAAACCAAGAGCTTCAACTCCGTCACCATCATCGACCCCACGGGCTATGTGCTGGCGACATCGCCCGAAACCCTGCAGATCAAGGGCAAGACGCTGCAAAGCGCCGGAGTGACACAGACATTGAGCACTCGCGGGCCCGTCATCAGCCAGCCCTATATGTCCACGGCCGGCAACTACATCGTCTTTGTCTCGCAGCCCATTTTCGACCCTCAGGGCGAATTCCTGGGAGCGGTAGGCGGCAGCATCTACCTCAAGGAAGACAGCATCCTCGACACCCTGCTGGGCTCGCACTTCTACCAGGACGGCACCTATGTCTATGTGGTGGACAAGAACAAGCACATCATCTATCACCCCGACAACCACCGTATCGGCGATCAGGTGATCAACAACGATGTCATCAACGCCGTGATCCGGGGCGAGTCGGGTACGGCGCCGGTCGTCAACAGCAAGGGCGTGGAAATGCTGGCCGGCTATGCCGTCATCCATGCCTCGGGCTGGGGCATTGTGGCCCAGCGCCCCAAGGCGGCCACGCTGGCCCCGCTCAACAAGCTGATGCGCTCCGTGCTCTACAAGACCCTGCCCATCGCCCTGCTGATGCTGGTGGTCATCTGGTGGAGCGCGCGCCGCATTG
This region of Comamonas thiooxydans genomic DNA includes:
- a CDS encoding ABC transporter substrate-binding protein produces the protein MPYKRVEWNRRQFMTAGAAVAAGSWIGASHSQDSSGPIVLGQSCALSGPSAQLGMQFVQGAKLYFDQLNAQGGIGRRQVELRTLDDGYEPERCVANTQKFIADDVMALFGYLGTPTSMAALPLLQKARLPLIAPLTGGAGLRDPKLAQAVFNLRASYADETALMVRQLVSLGLKKIAVFHQNDAYGQSGLEGVMQALQGHGLKPVGAATVERNSQDVTKAVKTLVPLGADVIVQVGTYAASAAFVRAARQAGYGGQFYNVSFVGTSALAQALGKEAEGVVVTQVVPSPFKTSHPLAREFQAALQKSGASLQPDYSSMEGYLAARVVGEALKSAATAGRLQRDGLVAALEAMNGQQVAGFPIAFRPQAGKPRFVELSMLTGDGKVRV
- a CDS encoding molybdopterin-dependent oxidoreductase; translated protein: MPHIVQVRGACPHDCPDTCALLTTVVDGTATKVQGNAEHAHTGGVLCAKVSKYTERTYHAGRVLLPLKRSGPKGSGHFSPVSWDEALSDIAQRLHGIARRAPEAILPYSYAGTMGLVQSESMDRRFFHQLGSSLLDRTICASAGSEALTATYGGKLGMRVEFFAESKLILIWGSNSIASNLHFWRYAQEAKRQGAKLICIDPRKSETADKCQEHLQLLPGTDAALALALMHELIVHDWLDHDYIAQHTLGWDALKARALQWPPERAASVCGLSMEQIQSLARDYGTTRPAAIRLNYGMQRARGGGNAVRAVACLPALVGAWRHRAGGLLLSASGVSPFRRVDLQMPQLLGERRPRTLNMSQIGDVLLHEGDAGFGPKVEAVVVYNSNPVAVAPESAKVAAGFAREDLFTVVLEHFLTDTADHADYVLPATTQLEHWDIHGSYGHTDVLLNRPAIEPQGQARSNAQIFRDLARHMARLDPAFTAACFSDSDEALCRAAVAQTAIDFDDLLQQGFAHIPLPDAPFAEGGFATPSGKCEFDNPALARQGINTLPDYLPNYEPPTAAYPLAMISPPARNFLNSSFANVASLARMEERPLLEMHPDDAAARDIADGDRLRVFNQRGEHVCHAAVNGRARAGVVVGLGIWWRKQGANGTNVNELTHQQLTDIGRAPCFYDCAVQVEKFKELSA
- a CDS encoding sensor domain-containing diguanylate cyclase; protein product: MKKSLPWQRRLAPTRLDLRRLILVLTICSALIPFLNTFYAGYLVQRQQLIDNTLEGHHAYATKLAQSTDDFLQSALQQLEYSANLMGAHMDDVDYLAKEATRLRLQTKSFNSVTIIDPTGYVLATSPETLQIKGKTLQSAGVTQTLSTRGPVISQPYMSTAGNYIVFVSQPIFDPQGEFLGAVGGSIYLKEDSILDTLLGSHFYQDGTYVYVVDKNKHIIYHPDNHRIGDQVINNDVINAVIRGESGTAPVVNSKGVEMLAGYAVIHASGWGIVAQRPKAATLAPLNKLMRSVLYKTLPIALLMLVVIWWSARRIASPLRQLANGAHDMDKPETAQNIQAVKSWYFESYELKKAMLKGLGLLQRNITKLREDVNTDPLTGLGNRRHLEAAISAFQTQALPFSVIAIDIDHFKHINDGFGHDTGDEVLRQLARTMREVSRVDDLPCRVGGEEFLLLLPGTGLEAATHAAERLRQLVEKMEIPPVGHITISLGVAHWPDSDPDIKAVFQQADAMLYAAKRGGRNRVMVSEASEPPSEL